One Oscillospiraceae bacterium DNA segment encodes these proteins:
- a CDS encoding macro domain-containing protein, which produces MSISIIFNDITKLYVDAIVNAANTDLARGSGVCGAIFNAAGARKLQAACDKLAPIKTGEAVITPGFNLPAKYVIHAAGPVYRHWSAEQNEQLLRAAYTNSLRLAVENQCKSIAFPLISSGAYGYPKEDALRVAGAAIQDFVSSHDIDVTLVLFEKG; this is translated from the coding sequence ATGTCCATTTCCATCATCTTCAACGATATCACGAAATTGTATGTGGACGCCATCGTTAACGCCGCAAATACCGACCTTGCGAGAGGCAGCGGCGTGTGCGGCGCCATCTTCAACGCGGCGGGAGCGCGGAAGCTCCAGGCCGCGTGTGACAAGCTCGCGCCGATAAAAACTGGCGAAGCGGTCATCACGCCCGGTTTCAATCTGCCCGCAAAGTACGTCATACACGCAGCGGGGCCCGTGTACCGCCACTGGAGCGCCGAACAAAACGAACAACTGCTCCGCGCGGCATACACAAATTCGCTCCGGCTGGCCGTGGAAAACCAGTGTAAGAGCATCGCGTTTCCGTTGATTTCGAGCGGTGCTTACGGCTACCCGAAAGAGGATGCGCTCCGCGTTGCCGGCGCCGCGATTCAGGACTTCGTCAGCAGCCACGACAT